The genomic interval TCCTTGCCGACTTTTTCGGTAAGGAGCGTAGTGAGCGCGGGAAACAGCAAGCCGAAGGCGGCGCCGAGCAGGAACAGGACGGTGCCGAGCGAAGCGTCGGCGAAGCCGGAGGCGAGCTGGAAGTAGAGCAGCGCGCTGAAAAGCATGCCGGCGGCGGTGCGGAGCAGCGGCGAGAATCGGTTGAGCCAGAAGAGGCTGAAGCTGGCGAACGTGCCGATACCCATTAGACTGAACAGTTTGCCGGTTTCGGTTGTTGACAATCCTTGTTCCACAGACAGAAACGGCAATTCATAAAACAATGTGCCTTGCCCGAACATTAAGGCGAATCCGATAAAATAGACGGGATAAAGCTTCCGATCGGCGATCATTGCCGCCAGGGAAGCTTTTTCTTTGCGGTGGGGCACGATCGGTTCCATTTCTTTAATAAAATAAAGCGCGATGACGGCTGAGACGGCCATTAAAATGCCGATGAGCACGTAAGTGCCGCGGTAGTTGAGATAGTGGACAAGATGGCCGCCGATGAAAGGGGCGGCGATGTTGGCGAACGTGATCATGATGCCGTTGACGGCCATGTTCTTGCCTTGCTGGCGGCTGGTTTTCGCGTATGCGGACAGCAAGGCGAAGCAGGCGGGGCTCAAGAAGGCGAGCGCAAAGCCGTTGGCGATGCGAAGGAACATGAGCTGCAAAGGATCATCAACGGCGGCGTGAGCGGCCATGAGGAAAGCCGAAAGGAAGAGCGGCACGACGATGAACGGCTTTTTGCCGATACGGTCGATGAATGGGCCGGCGATGACGTTGCCGCCGAGATTGGCGAACGAAGAGCCGCTCATCATGAGACTGATGAAAAAGCTCGAAGCGCCGAGCGCGACCGCGTAAGGGGTGAAGATTGGGAACTGGATATGCAAGTTGAGCGACATGAGAAACAAGACAATGAAGATGGCGGATTTTCCTTTTTGCGAGTCCATCGCATTCACCTCCCCTCTCATATGTATGAAGTTGTCCACGAAGTTAGGACAGCTCCAAAAACCGTTCATCCGCAAAAAATTGTTGACAGCCGCGAAGGATGTAAAGTAGAATGTAGCCATTGCACAAGAAATGAATAGTCATCAACTTTCTTCTTATCTCGAGAGGTGGAGGGACATGGCCCTTCGAAGCCTCGGCAGCGGGTTTCAACGAGCGACCGTTGAAATACTGTGCCAATTCCATCAAGCGTTGCGGCTTGAAAGATAAGAAGAGAAGCTAGCAGATACCCGTGTATTCTACTACCTCCTCTTCTTATCGAAGAGGGGGTTTTTTGATTGGGAAAGCGAGGGATACCATGATTCAGTTGGAGAGCATTTCGAAAGTTTACGAGAGCGGCGGCCGCCAGGTCAAAGCCATTCACGACGTTGATTTAACGATTCACAAAGGCGATATTTTCGGTGTGATCGGGTTCAGCGGCGCGGGGAAAAGCACGTTGCTGCGCTGTGTGAATTTGTTGGAGCGGCCGACAGGCGGGCGCGTGATTATTGACGACACGGATTTAACCGCGTTGAAAAAGGCGGAGC from Bacillales bacterium carries:
- a CDS encoding MFS transporter; the encoded protein is MDSQKGKSAIFIVLFLMSLNLHIQFPIFTPYAVALGASSFFISLMMSGSSFANLGGNVIAGPFIDRIGKKPFIVVPLFLSAFLMAAHAAVDDPLQLMFLRIANGFALAFLSPACFALLSAYAKTSRQQGKNMAVNGIMITFANIAAPFIGGHLVHYLNYRGTYVLIGILMAVSAVIALYFIKEMEPIVPHRKEKASLAAMIADRKLYPVYFIGFALMFGQGTLFYELPFLSVEQGLSTTETGKLFSLMGIGTFASFSLFWLNRFSPLLRTAAGMLFSALLYFQLASGFADASLGTVLFLLGAAFGLLFPALTTLLTEKVGKERHGSAFGLLSAVLSAGIIFSSLTAGSVRDFVSPYYAAFLVSIAAVVYIVYDYLGDRESATPATKL